The genomic DNA CGATTTTTACGAGGAAGCGAAGAAAATACTGCCATATCTTTCGAAACACAAGCTGTACCGCTGGGACGACAACCTCTTTGTGGAGATAGGACTTGAAACCCTCAGGAAAGATCCTGAGAAAGGACTTATCTTTCTTAAAAACGCCGGGAATCTCCCTCTGATCGACAAGGGCAAGCTGAATGTAAATCTTTTTGCTGCATACAAGCTTACGCGAGACTGGAAAATGGCATTGGAAACCTTTTATAAAATACCTGACTCAGAACTCAATCATATCCTATGGGGTATGGCCGGAGAGATTTATTTTTTTGCAGGTGATCCTGAGAGGGCTGAAAACTGCTATCAGACCAGCCTGAAATTGAAACCTGATTATGAGAATTCCCTGAACAATCTTGCACAACTGTATATTACCTCATTTTTCAACGATCGGGTGAGGCTTGAGCTGGCATTGCAGCTAGTGAATTCCGCGCTGATTTCCAAGCCGGACCAGCCAAATTTTCTGGATACGCTCAGGCAGCTCAACCTGTTGCTGGAGAATAAAAAATGTACAGACTGATCCTGGCGATTGACCTCCTGCTGATAAACCTTTCACTGATCGGATCTTTTTATTTCAGATTCGGAAATTTTCCCAGGGAAAACTTCATTTCTTACCTCCACATCTGGCCATTCATCACTATCCTGTATCTGTTAATTTTTGTGGCGCATAATCTTTACGAAGAGGAAGACCCTCTGTCCAACCTGGAAATTGTGTTCCATGTAAGCTCCAGCGCTATGATCGGGTTCGTCCTGATCAACTCCCTGGCATTCTTTGCCAGAGAATTCGCATTTCCACGCACTGTGATTGTGCTGTCTTTTTTCATCAATATTCTGCTGATCACCCTGAATCATTTCATCTGGAAGCAGATCAGGGTGCTGAAACCTGAACGGCTGGTACTGGTAGGGAACAAAAAGGAACTTGACATTGTGGAAAACGACATCAGAAAATATTCCAGATATTACGAAGTGGCTGCCTGCCTCTATCATGAATCAGAGAAAGGTGGATTGGCACTTGAACCAGAAAGCTGGCACAAAATCGTAGAAATGGTCATGCAAAAACAGGTGGACCAGGTGATCATCAATGCTGAGGACTTCGGCAAGGTGGACATGATCGAGAAAGTGGATTATCTGCTGGAAAAAGGAATCAGGGTAAGAGTGATTCCTGGATTATATGAGATTTTTCTGGGCGGTATGAAAGTCAAGGAACTTGCCGGCATCCCATGCTGGGAAATGAACTATCTGCCTCCAACCTGGGTGATGCTCATCAAGCGCTTCCTGGATCTGCTGGTCTCTGCCTTGACTTTGACTGTTTGCACGCCGTTCTTTCCGCTGGTCTGTCTGTTGATCAAACTTGATTCTAAAGGTCCTGTATTTTATTCCCAGGAGAGAGTCGGATACTGCGGAATAAAATTCAGGATTATGAAATTCAGGTCAATGATTTCTGATGCTGAGAGTCTATGCGGACCAGTGCTGGCATGCGAAAAAGATCCACGCATCACAAGGATAGGCCGGATACTGAGAAAATACAGGATCGATGAAATTCCTCAGCTCCTGAATGTGCTGAAAGGCGAAATGAGCCTGATCGGACCCAGGCCTGAACGGGAATTTTTCATCAACAGTTTTTCTCAGGAACACCCTTATTTCAATAAAAGGTTGAGAGTTAAACCTGGTTTGACAGGGCTGGCCCAGATTCTCGGAAGATACGAGACAGATCCAAACAATAAATTAAAATACGATCTTCTGTATATTCAGAATCTCAGCCTTTTTCTTGATTTCCAGCTGATTCTGATGACTGTCAGAGTTGTGCTGAGGGGTAAAGGTGCCTGAGGTCTCCAGGAGATCTTTTTTTCTTTATGGCTTCAGCCTGATTTTCATTCTGACAAGTTTTGTTTTTCTGAATCAGACATTTTATCCATACATGTTTGTCAAGGAATGGCTGTTAAGATTTTCTCTGTTTAGTTTAAGCATAGTCTATATATCATTGCATATGTTAAACAAAAAGAAAGTAGAATTCTTTACAACCAATTTCACATTAACCATGTTCACTCTGATCCTATGGTCATTAATTTTAAAAATCTGTCATTTCGAAATTCTGATGGTGAATTTCTCACTTTTGATTAATCTAAGCCTGCTCTGGTTGTTTTTTTCCCTGTTCCAGGATGAAACAGTCAAACTGGAAAACCAGATTTTTATCTTCAGGCTGGTGGAAATCTGCGGAATAGCCATAGGATTGATAGCTTTGGCTCAGCTGTTTGATTTGTTCCACAATCTACAACCTGGGCGGGAAAAACTGCTGACAACACTCGGTAATGTTGATTTTACGGCTGCCTACCTGGGTTTTTCAGTTATCTGCTCCCTGATCCTGGTACTGAAAAAAACCAATCCTTTGTCAATCTTGAATCTGCTTAACATTCCGCTGATTTTTTATTGTCGCAGCAGAATTGTTTTTTTTGCCTTGATCCCAGCTCTGCTGATCCCTCTGTTCTACAGCAGGAAATATTTAAAAATCGGTCTTGTTTTTCTGGCTGTCTGCTTTTTCATGATCTGCTGCAATCAAAATTTCCGAAGCAGATATTATCAGGATGTTAAGAAAGTGTTTACAGGAGATGAAGAAAGATTTTTCATCTGGAAAGTCAGCCTTGAGATGCTGAAAGCAAATCCAATGGGTGTAGGGACAGGGAATTATGCATACTATTTCCCTTATTTTCAGAAAGTTTATTTTCAGAAAACAGCTGAGAAAGACTGGCCACAATACAGGCTGAATTTCTTTGCAGAAGAAGCACATAATGAGTATCTACAATTTATATGTGAAACAGGAATCCCCGGATTTTTTTTACTGATAATTTTTTTTATTTCTGTAATCAAACACTGGATTGAATCAGATTTATCCAAGCTTGGAAATCAGCTGGTTGTCTGCTGGTCTGCTTTCGGGATTATGCTCTGTTTTTTTGATTTGACAATTCACGTGGTGCCTTTGGGAATTATTGTTTTGCTGACATTTATTATGATGGACACCTGCTATCGGAAGACCATTGTAGATGTAAAACCAATGTCAGCAGTTATCCTGGTAGTGCTTGCAATTATTTTTTACTATAATTCATTCTCTGAAATTTTCTCTGAATTTTATCTTTATAAAGGTGTGAGTTCCAGCAATCCAGTCTTGAAAGTATTTTTTCTGGAAAAAGCTGTCAGCCTGGCTCCCAGAAATCCAAGAGCATTATTTGAAATGGGCAACTGCTGTATGGAGCAAGGCGAGTATCAGAAAAGCGCGGACTGGTTATTGAAAACTGCGGCGATTTCCAATATGCCTGCAGTTTTCAGCAATCTGGGAGGTGCTTTAACAATGATGGGAATGCTTGAGGAAGGAGAAAAGCAGATCAGGCTCGCTCTGGAGATGGACCCTCACAACTTTGCATATCAATATAAACTGGCGTATAATTATTTTGTTCAAAAAAAGATGAGTGAAGCTCAGACATTGTTGAATCGAATTGTAGGTGAAGAGACTGAACCGCAGCTCAAAATGCGGGCAGTGCGGTTATTAAACAGTATAAATTCTTCAATAATCGGAAAATAAGAGGCAGAAAGACAAAATTCCAAATAAGGAGGTATATTAATGGAAAGTTTTGAAGGGCATCTGCTGGCAATCGCAGGAGCGATTATCATGGGGATCATGCTGGGACAGCTTGGCAACAAATTCGGAGGAGCACTGGTCGGACTGGTGATGGTCGTGATCGGAGCCGTAATCGGAGGATATTTCGGACATATCCTTGATCAGAGAAGGAAATAGGCAAGATAATGGATGAAGTCCTCAGGGCCAAACGGATCGAACTTACCGACAGCCAGGGAAAGCCGAGAATTGTGTTGAGTGTCGATTCGCATGACCGTCCGGTCTGCGAGATCAGGGATAAACTGCAGGAAGTGCGGTTCAAGATCGCCCTGGGTGTGGGAGATCTTCCGGAGATTTCCATGTCAGGCCGGAAATACCCTGAATCAGGCGTTACAGTCGGTTTTGACTCGAACGAACAACCCTGTTTGAAGATACAGGGGAAGGATAAGACTTCGTACATCAGACTTCATTTCGAGGAAGTGAATCCCAGGCTCACCTTCGAAGGGAACAAGGGCGAGTCCTGCATCTGGCTCAGAATTGATAAAGACGGAAAAACCAAGCTTTCCATGACTTCTGAAGAGGATTTCTGGGAGATCCCGACCTCAATCAATGCAGAAGTTGAGGCGCATAAAAAATCCGATAAAGACAAAAAAGAATCCCTGGATAAAGATCAGAAGAAGACAAGTAACCCTTTTTTCAGCGTACCTGATCGTAAAGAACGGTGAAAAGGTTCGGTTCTGTTGTTTTTTTCGTGATGGTTTCCGTTGCGCTCGGCGCTGAACTGACTTTTCCGGACCAGAATCTCGAAAAAGCGATTCTGGAAATTACCGGGCTCACCAAGCCTCCGGCTGACAGCCGGGCTTTCCAGTACATCACTGAACTTGATCTGTCCAATCGGGGAATCGAGAGCATCTCAGGGATCGAAGCCTTTTCGCACCTGAAAGTGCTGAATCTCAGTTTCAACAAAATCAAAGACATCAAGCCGCTCTGGAAATTCTACGGCCTCGAAAAACTCAATTTATACAGCAACGAAATCAACAATATCGAGGCGATCGGAAGAATGAAAGCGCTCAGGGAACTGAATCTGGGCAGGAACAGGCTGGACTGGATGTGGCCGTTCAGCGAACTTCGCAATCTTGAGAAACTGAACCTCGAGTTCAATTTCATCAGCTATCTGGTACCTCTGGTGGAGCTCAGAAAGCTCAGGGAGCTCGACATCTCAGACAATAAAATCGACTGCATCTATTCGCTGGTGAATATGGTGAAAATGGAACGGCTGGACATTTCAGACAACCTGATTTCAAATATCAGCTATCTCTCGGACATGAAAAATCTGGTTTTATTAGAAATGAGCGGCAATCAGATCACTGACATCGCACCTCTTTCCGGAATGAGAGACTTGCGCAGCCTGCAGATCTCACATAACCGGATTTCCGACATTTCCCCGCTTTCAGAACTGATCAACCTGTTGGAACTGAATTTATCTTTCAATGAAATTTCGGATCTCAAACCTCTGAAGAAGCTTGTCTTCCTGACAAACCTCAATCTGCAGAAAAACAGGCTGGATGACTTTTCCATACTGGGCAGGTTGAAAAGCCTGTCACAGCTGAATCTCAGTGCTGACGGCATAGTGGACGTTTCTCCACTTGGAAGCCTCGACAAGCTCAAATATCTGTTTCTCAGCGAGAACAGGATTACTGATCTCACACCATTGAAAAAACTGGGTAACCTTAAAATACTTGACATCTCGCTCAATTCATTGAATGACGAGCAGGTGGGGGTTATCTCCAAGACCATGCCGGGCTTGAACCTGATCAATCATGCATCTCGAAAAGATTCCGGAATGGAGTGGTGATTCTTATTTCTTACTTCAGTTCACGCCTGATTTTTTTAAGTAAATTGTCTTTTAAAAGGTCCTCAATCTTGACCGGTTTTGAAAACAGATAGCCCTGGCCCAGGTCCACCCCGATCGCCCTGATCACGGAAAGATCCACCCTGTTGTCGATGAATTCTCCGATTGTCTTCAGGTTCAGAGTCCGCGCCATGCCGGCGATGGCACGCACTATAGTCAGGTTTTCCGCAGACTTCTGGATTCCCTTGGTGAGGGAACCGTCGATCTTGATCACTGAGACGGCCCCGCTGTTTGAGAGGTCAGCCACTGTCTTGAATGAAGAATAACCGGTTCCGAAATCGTCGATCCCGAAGTGGAATCCGTATTTATCATGAATGAACTTCACGATGTCCGCGTTTTCCAGCAGGGACTGCTCTGTGAGTTCGATGGTAAGCTCCAGTCCGGAGCGGGAAAGCTCCCTGACTGTATGATCCAGGATTTTCCGGAATTGTTTGGATTTCAGCGAATTTGGACCAATGTTGATAAAGATGCGGGGGCAGATCTTCGCGATCTGGTCTGCGTAGCTGATGATTTTTTTGAAAACAAGAGAGTCGAGCTTCAGGATCTGGTCCAATTCGTAGATCAGGTCAATAAAGATATTCGCAGGCAGATAACTGCCTGTTTTTCCGATCCGCACCAGGGCTTCCAGATCAAAGATTTCTCCAGTGTTGAGATCAACGATCGGCTGGAAGAAGAGCTCGATCTTGTTTTCAGATAAGGCTTTCTGGACTTCGTCGAAGCAGAGGCTCTTTTCATGGAATTCATGCAGCAGTTCGTCCTGCTGGGCAGACATGCCGAGATAATATTTTTTTTCCGAGGATTTCTTGGCCTGGGATTTGGAGAATGAGAGGAGCTTGAGCACTTCGTCCACATGGTAATCTTTGGTATCACTGATCTCCAGAGTGCCGAGCGAGATCCTGGTTCTGATATGCTCGTCCACGAAAGTCAGGGTCCTGTCAGCGAGACGCTTGAGGACTGCCTTTTCGATCTTCCTGACTTCGGAGCGCTTTTTTGTGCTGTGCAGAACAACGAACTCATCGCCTGCGGCCCGGGAAAAGATGCTTTCCCCGCCTGACTCCCGCAGCACGTCAAAAATTGCCTCTTCCAGGGACTTGATCATCAGGTCGCCGGCCACCATGCCGTAAAATTTGTTGATGAATGAGAGTCCGCGCAGATCCATGATGCTCAGGAATCTGACTTTTTTTTCTCTGAGGTGATTGCTGAGTTTTTTGATGAAGTGATCTTTACCTACCAGATAATTAAGCTTCGCATAGAAAACTTCCCTCAGGTCGTCGGCATTGAGAATGCCGTGGCTGATCATTTCGTCGATGATCCGGCTGACCTTGATATGCATTTCCACGATCAGCCGCTTCTCTTTAAGGTAGGAACAGCTTACCAGGAAATAGTTTTCCCCTTCCCTGGATTTGTGCACATGGATCGCCGAATATTGATCCAGCTGACTGTCCTGCATGATTTTCTTGGGGCAGGGGTATTCCATATTTTTCCAGCAGGGTGAGTCCAGACCGTGGATCACCTGCCAGCATTTCTTCTTTTTCCCCGGATTCCCATATTCCAGCACTGCCTCGTCGTTGAGAAACAGGACATTGTCATCCAGATCGATCACCAGCGCAGGTTCCCTGATTTCGCCGATGCCGATGATTTCAGGGGCCAGTGGTCCGTAACATTTGTTTTTCATGATAATCCCGCTGAGCAAAAGTCTCGTGGTGCAGGATTCCGCCAAAAGGTCGATTGGTAAAAACAAATGTAACGGTCCACTGGGACATCGAATTTAGCGGTTTTCATGATGCTGAAATTATAAAACAGATGACAGCCGGATGCAATGGCAGCATAAGTCAGTGGATTTGCGCACATCCGGATTCGGGGCTATATGATTCGTAAGGGCGACTTCGTGCTTGCGAACGGCCGTTAGCCCCTACATGCCTTTTAACAGGAGACAACCATGAAATTACCCTTGATCTTGCTGCTGTTCTGCTTCTGCCTTGACTGTATAGCCACTACCAGATATGAAGCTGTGCTGACCCTGAAAAAACTCCAGGAACGCACCAGGGACGGTCTCCGCTATCAGGAATTCGTGGAACTATGGAAAGACACTGACTGCAGGGTAGGGGGTTATCTGGACAGGATGGAAGAAGGCAGGGAAGACCGGACCACACTTTCCATGCAGCGGGTGATGAATCATTACGGTTTCGCGAAAATGGTCTGGGATTATAAATTCGCAGGACCTGAATTCAAGGATTTCATAGTTGCCGAAAGCGCATTAGGCTGCAAAATCCTGGAAAAATACCCTGAGATCAAAAAAGAGACCTCAGCCGGTGAAGTGATTGACTGGATTCCCAATACCCGCGTGGCAGGCATCAGGATCGAAGCTGCAGTAGGCGTGATTTTCATGAAGGCATCCATGGAACTGTCTGAATTATTCAGGATGATGCATGGCGAGCACGACGAATCCGAGTTTGTTCATCAGACCACCGGCTACCCGAAGGATAGAGGGAGATGACTATTCGATTCTTCCGTGCTGTTCGTCGGGGAAAGGCAGGGCTTTCTTGGTATCCAGGTCATCCTTGAAGTAGAAGTCGCGGTAGCTGCCTTTCTTGTTCCAGATCTTGGTTCTGTACCACTGGCTGTAATTTTTGACCTTTTTCCTGGATTCCTTGATGATGTTGTTTACATCCAGATATTCATAGTAAAAATAGTTCAGCATGATTTCCAGCTTGCGTTCCACCCGCTCAGTCATTTCATCCGGCGGCACCATTCCGAAGGTAGCCATGCTCCAGAGCCTGCCTGAGGGATTTCTGAGCTCCAGATACAGCCTGAAATAATCCCGTTCGAAATCTTTGACTGTAAAAGTGGAAAATTCGAGATATATCTCATTAGTGGCCCTGTCATTGAGATGGATGAATCCATCCTCTTCCAGATAACAGCCGATCAGTTCGTAAAACCTGTGGTCAGTGAGATCGTAGCTGTCCGTCACCAGGCTGGAACTGAAATGCAGCTCGCGGATGCCCTTGAAACTGATGAAATAGTCGGTGTCAAAGGCGAATACGGCGGTAGCCATCAAAGTCAGGAAAACAAGTAGTAATTTCATATCAAGATTCTACAACATCTTGTTGATTAGCACCACTTCGGACTCTTTTTCAAGCTTTTCCAGCAGTTTTTCACTTACTTCATGATCGAGAACTTGAATTCGAGATAGTACACTTGCCTACTTTGTTTCACTTTTTCCATCTAGCCCTCCGTTTCCTATTTAGCATTAACAGAGTGTCAATTTTTCGTGGGCAAGATCATGGGGTCGATTTTGTTGATGATTACTCCTTTGCACCGGCTTTGATCAGCAGAGCGGTAATCTCGTTGCATTTCAACTCTTTAGCCATAAATAAAGCAGTATGCCCCCATTTGTCGCGTGCGCTGAGATCTATTCCTTTGTTTATTAATGCGCTCACTACTTCTCGCAAATTTAATAATACTGCTTCCATTAATAATGTCCTGTTAGCAGGTCCAATTACTGAAATAGTCGCTCCTTTTCCAATCAATTTTAAGGAAATGTCATTCGCCAGTCGCCTTGATCGGTCAATGTCTATATTGTATCTTTCTTTCCTCCAGCTAGAAATATCTTTCGTGATGGATTGCTTGCTCATAGTTTTGTAAAGATTTTCTGTAGTATCAAAATAAACAAACGATCTGCTGAACGCACGTAAAGAGTATTGTATCGGTGTCTCTCCCTGGTTGTCCAATGCATTGAAATCAGCGTTATTATCTATCAAGGCGAGAGCAAGATCGTAGCAACCATATCTTATCGCCAACATCAGCGGTGTACATCCAGAGTTATCGCGTTCATCAAGCCCAGAGCTTTTTTTTATCAGTTCTAAGGCTTTTTTATAGTCAGCATGCCTAAATTCGGGAGATAATTCCCAGTTACTCAGAAGATTGATCAGGTTTTCATTAGTCGTGGTTTCAGGGAAATAATATTGTTTAAGATTATGCAATCTGCAGAGACATTCATAGCCTGAAATTAGATGTCTGAGTATAAGAACACCGCCAAATGAAGGACAGTCTGGGAGAAATTCCGAGATGTGTCTTCCATCTTTTCTGTCGATCTTTCGCGCAACCCGTGCTTTCCCTGATTTTGTCCCTACGTAAAGACTTGGTTGATGACTTGACTCATCTTGTTTCCAATTGTTGTAGAAATTCAGATTCAATTGGGAAAGATTTTCCGGAAGATAACCAAGATTGTCCAGCCAGCCTTCAATGAACAAGGGCATAGTGTTTCTCTGGTCCAAGCAATCTTCACGATTGGTCGATATCTGAACTCCCCAGTAAATCAAAATTAATGTAAACATTATCCCGATTTTCTTTAAGATCATGGGAGAACCTCAGCCATATTACCCCTGGCATTCTGATACACCTCGACCGGAACATCCGGAATCAGCGACGCTTCCAGAATAGTTGTTGGTCTTTTCAAATCAATGTGATCGAAAAATATCTTAAAGTATCCGGTCCCCAGAATCATCGGTGGGGTACCCACCCATCCGAGCAGGCATTTGGTATGAAATCCCTTTAATGAAGAGGGAGTTTTGAACCAATGGTTAATGTTTTTTTCAGCTCCCAGATAACAGCAGTTCAGAATAATCAATTTGTTGGATCGAGTCTCTTTATCCAAGGCATATATTTGATATATCTGATCAGCTTTTACCAGATAAGTTGCTGGTTTTTCAGCATCCCAATCCGATGAATTCTCATAAACATCAAATGCACTGTAATCTGACATTTCTTCTCCGTGAGCAGTGATGTATACAACATCATAGTTCTGCAATGGAATAAAGTCGGTATAGCTGACATCGAAATTCCGATAAGTTGGAGACAGATTTACATCCACACTGTAGCATCGCTGAATTGAATCGATTGTGGACGTTACTATTTCTATTGCTCGGGAGGCATTCCATTTGAAATCCCATTTGTAAAATGCCTGAAGAGCTTTCTGCAGTCCTTCTGATTCCTGATCAATATCCCTTGTAGCCGGTAAAGCCATGATCACTAAAGCCGGTTTTTTAGGCGCATAATGATGTTTCACTGATCCCTGTTTGCTGTGGCTATAATCCAATTCGATCTCATGAGATCCGAGCGAACTGTCAGGATTTGTTCTGAACGCACCATATGTTTTACCGAGCAAAGCAATTATGTCCTGCGAGTATTCCTTGTTTAACGGGACGATACCTGATGAAAGGAAAATCCCTGGACCAGTTTTATTACAGATTATTTCCCGCTCTTCTATGCTGCTCTTGATTTTAACTGTGACTGAATCAGCTTTCATCCCGGAATCAGCAACCCTGATAAACATCCGTGTGTTTTTAGTCAAGTACTTTTCAGGATTCAAGTCAGCGCATTTCTCACGTGGGAATACTTGATTGGATGCCGCATAGTTATCAAGTCGTGTTTCGTTTGTGCCATATCCCGGACCCTTCCAGATCGGCAGTTCAAGGAAAATCACTTCACCGGAATATTTCAGATTGAATTTAAGCAGGTCTTCGCCTGGATTTTCCCGGGGAAAATTTCTTGGCATCGCCTCGTTTTGAGCCATGGGAAGGGGTGAAACAATTTCGATTATGCTATTCTTGTCTTGCGATTCGAAAACATGGCTGTCTACATCGGTTTCATCATAAATAATCTCAGTTTCATGAGTCTCTGCCGGACTGGTAAAATACATTCTGATCTGATCCGGATTTTCGACAGAATATTGAGTAGAGAATTTTAAGGTCATCGGAAGAGGCGTATTTACTTCAGGTGGCATTCCACGGTGCGCTCCATCCCAGGGAATATACATCGGCGCAAACTTTATTCTCTTCCCGTCTTCATTCACCAGGCTCACAGGCACCTGATTATCCCCCTCAATCCATATTTCAGATGACACTGCCCTTGCGCCGTATCCACCCGCATCAATCCTGCATTTTGCTGTCAGGATCGTGTCCTGGAAATCGCCAGTGCCACCTTTGTAAGTTGCGGTGTTTCCGGAAGGTTCAAAGACATGGCCGTCACCTTCATTGCCTGTCTCTTCCCATTTCCATTCCCTGATCGAGCCTGATGGCACCATGGCCTGGGTGTCGTCAGGGTAGACTATGGTGGCTGTGAAGGTCTTTTTCTCACCTTCGGCAATGGTGTCAATCATCGGGTCGATCTTGACGTGGAGGAAATCTTTGAGCGTGTCTTTGGCTGGAATTACATACTTGTCATAGTACCAAGCCCCTTCATGATAGTTTTCCACCACCAGGGCCAGCAATTCCTGGGCATGGCTGTAGTTTTTGAGCTTTGCTTCGCATTTCCCCTGCCCGAGTTTGGATGAAGGTTTGTAATCCGCGGCGTTCGACAATGTGTCGAGAGTCTTGTACTTGGCAAGCGCAGTCTGATAATCGTCAACAGCATAATAGCAGTCTCCGAGGCCTAGCCAGCTGCTGCCGATTGCCCATTGCGCCAGGTAGTCAGTGCCTGCACCATAATCTAAGATGAGCTGGTCATACCATTTGATGGCTTGTGCGTAGTTTTCGCAGCCCTTTTCAATGTCTCCGTGCGCAATTTTCGCTGCTGTCAGAGTGTAGCTGTCGGCTTTCGGAAAATCGATGATTTTCTGATATTCGCCAATGGCCTGCTGCCCGTATTTGTTTCTCACCTCTTTGTTCCCTGCCAGTTCCCAATTCGCTGTTCCTATTGCCCAGAGATTTGCGCTGAGCTTGTTTTGCGAACGCAAACGTTCATAGTCGTATTTCCCTGTATTTTCAAAAACTGATTTCAGGTAGGAGTTGGCTTTCTCATAATTCTTTTTTGCATCTGCCAGATTCCCTTCCACTTTATACGAACTGGCGATAGTGCTGTAAACAGAACCCCTGGCTTCAAGCATATCATTGCTTTGCGGGTATTCCTGGATGAATTTTTCGTAGAAGTCCGCAGCAGTCAAAAGTTCAGCCCGATTATAAATCCTCTCTCCTGTATCGGAGTAATGCTCGTCGTAAATCGCTCCCCCAAGCTGCTCGTGAGAGTATCCTAATTTCTCCAGCGCGCCTTCATAATAAAATGCGTTGTCCGAATATTTAGCTCTTACTTTCTCATAGGCTGCGATGGCCTGCTTGTAAAGGTCTTTTTTCTGGTCTATCGTGAAATGATATGTGTATGAATATCCGGGCAGGCTGTAGCATAGGTCCCCGGCCCTGGTCAGGGATTGCACCGCATAAGTGGGGTTGACTGTCGAGAATTCCTCTTCATATTTCAGGTATTCGGAAACTGCGGCTTTGCAATAGGTCAGTTTTTTCTCATTCGACAACTGATAGATTCCGTAAAGGTTGTCCCGGTCGAGGCAGATTTTATAACTGACATAGTATGGTTCTGCAAGGTTGTCCCCTGGTTTGTATACCCCAAGATACTCCTCTAACCATTTGATCGCAGCGAGATAATACTCTTCTTTTTTTTCTGGAGTGATCCCTGAAACGGACGCCAGATATTCGCAGATCCAGCCCCGGTCATAACGCGACTTGATCAGGATTTTCTC from Candidatus Wallbacteria bacterium includes the following:
- a CDS encoding sugar transferase, with protein sequence MYRLILAIDLLLINLSLIGSFYFRFGNFPRENFISYLHIWPFITILYLLIFVAHNLYEEEDPLSNLEIVFHVSSSAMIGFVLINSLAFFAREFAFPRTVIVLSFFINILLITLNHFIWKQIRVLKPERLVLVGNKKELDIVENDIRKYSRYYEVAACLYHESEKGGLALEPESWHKIVEMVMQKQVDQVIINAEDFGKVDMIEKVDYLLEKGIRVRVIPGLYEIFLGGMKVKELAGIPCWEMNYLPPTWVMLIKRFLDLLVSALTLTVCTPFFPLVCLLIKLDSKGPVFYSQERVGYCGIKFRIMKFRSMISDAESLCGPVLACEKDPRITRIGRILRKYRIDEIPQLLNVLKGEMSLIGPRPEREFFINSFSQEHPYFNKRLRVKPGLTGLAQILGRYETDPNNKLKYDLLYIQNLSLFLDFQLILMTVRVVLRGKGA
- a CDS encoding O-antigen ligase family protein, translating into MLNKKKVEFFTTNFTLTMFTLILWSLILKICHFEILMVNFSLLINLSLLWLFFSLFQDETVKLENQIFIFRLVEICGIAIGLIALAQLFDLFHNLQPGREKLLTTLGNVDFTAAYLGFSVICSLILVLKKTNPLSILNLLNIPLIFYCRSRIVFFALIPALLIPLFYSRKYLKIGLVFLAVCFFMICCNQNFRSRYYQDVKKVFTGDEERFFIWKVSLEMLKANPMGVGTGNYAYYFPYFQKVYFQKTAEKDWPQYRLNFFAEEAHNEYLQFICETGIPGFFLLIIFFISVIKHWIESDLSKLGNQLVVCWSAFGIMLCFFDLTIHVVPLGIIVLLTFIMMDTCYRKTIVDVKPMSAVILVVLAIIFYYNSFSEIFSEFYLYKGVSSSNPVLKVFFLEKAVSLAPRNPRALFEMGNCCMEQGEYQKSADWLLKTAAISNMPAVFSNLGGALTMMGMLEEGEKQIRLALEMDPHNFAYQYKLAYNYFVQKKMSEAQTLLNRIVGEETEPQLKMRAVRLLNSINSSIIGK
- a CDS encoding leucine-rich repeat domain-containing protein, producing the protein MKRFGSVVFFVMVSVALGAELTFPDQNLEKAILEITGLTKPPADSRAFQYITELDLSNRGIESISGIEAFSHLKVLNLSFNKIKDIKPLWKFYGLEKLNLYSNEINNIEAIGRMKALRELNLGRNRLDWMWPFSELRNLEKLNLEFNFISYLVPLVELRKLRELDISDNKIDCIYSLVNMVKMERLDISDNLISNISYLSDMKNLVLLEMSGNQITDIAPLSGMRDLRSLQISHNRISDISPLSELINLLELNLSFNEISDLKPLKKLVFLTNLNLQKNRLDDFSILGRLKSLSQLNLSADGIVDVSPLGSLDKLKYLFLSENRITDLTPLKKLGNLKILDISLNSLNDEQVGVISKTMPGLNLINHASRKDSGMEW
- a CDS encoding GGDEF domain-containing phosphodiesterase — translated: MKNKCYGPLAPEIIGIGEIREPALVIDLDDNVLFLNDEAVLEYGNPGKKKKCWQVIHGLDSPCWKNMEYPCPKKIMQDSQLDQYSAIHVHKSREGENYFLVSCSYLKEKRLIVEMHIKVSRIIDEMISHGILNADDLREVFYAKLNYLVGKDHFIKKLSNHLREKKVRFLSIMDLRGLSFINKFYGMVAGDLMIKSLEEAIFDVLRESGGESIFSRAAGDEFVVLHSTKKRSEVRKIEKAVLKRLADRTLTFVDEHIRTRISLGTLEISDTKDYHVDEVLKLLSFSKSQAKKSSEKKYYLGMSAQQDELLHEFHEKSLCFDEVQKALSENKIELFFQPIVDLNTGEIFDLEALVRIGKTGSYLPANIFIDLIYELDQILKLDSLVFKKIISYADQIAKICPRIFINIGPNSLKSKQFRKILDHTVRELSRSGLELTIELTEQSLLENADIVKFIHDKYGFHFGIDDFGTGYSSFKTVADLSNSGAVSVIKIDGSLTKGIQKSAENLTIVRAIAGMARTLNLKTIGEFIDNRVDLSVIRAIGVDLGQGYLFSKPVKIEDLLKDNLLKKIRRELK
- a CDS encoding ankyrin repeat domain-containing protein, translating into MILKKIGIMFTLILIYWGVQISTNREDCLDQRNTMPLFIEGWLDNLGYLPENLSQLNLNFYNNWKQDESSHQPSLYVGTKSGKARVARKIDRKDGRHISEFLPDCPSFGGVLILRHLISGYECLCRLHNLKQYYFPETTTNENLINLLSNWELSPEFRHADYKKALELIKKSSGLDERDNSGCTPLMLAIRYGCYDLALALIDNNADFNALDNQGETPIQYSLRAFSRSFVYFDTTENLYKTMSKQSITKDISSWRKERYNIDIDRSRRLANDISLKLIGKGATISVIGPANRTLLMEAVLLNLREVVSALINKGIDLSARDKWGHTALFMAKELKCNEITALLIKAGAKE